Proteins found in one Bacillus subtilis subsp. subtilis str. 168 genomic segment:
- the lutB gene encoding component of an iron-sulfur oxidase linked to L-lactate utilization (Evidence 1a: Function from experimental evidences in the studied strain; PubMedId: 16513748, 19201793, 19508281, 22427629, 24196425, 24274019, 28032445; Product type e: enzyme), translated as MAMKIGTDAFKERVSQGIDNEFMRGAVSGAQERLRTRRLEAAEELGNWEEWRSLSEEIRQHVLENLDFYLGQLAENVAKRGGHVYFAKTAEEASSYIRDVIQKKNGKKIVKSKSMVTEEINLNEVLEKEGCEVVETDLGEYILQIDDHDPPSHIVAPALHKNKEQIRDVFKERLDYQHTEKPEELVMHARAILRKKFLEADIGITGCNFAIADTGSVSLVTNEGNGRLVSTLPKTQITVMGMERIVPSFSEFEVLVSMLTRSAVGQRLTSYITALTGPKLEGEVDGPEEFHLVIVDNGRSNILGTEFQSVLQCIRCAACINVCPVYRHVGGHSYGSIYSGPIGAVLSPLLGGYDDYKELPYASSLCAACSEACPVKIPLHELLLKHRQNIVEKEGRAPISEKLAMKAFGLGASSLSLYKMGSKWAPAAMTPFTEDEKISKGPGPLKNWTQIRDFPAPHKSRFRDWFADRETSERTKEEQ; from the coding sequence ATGGCGATGAAAATCGGTACTGACGCTTTTAAAGAGCGGGTATCACAGGGGATTGATAATGAATTTATGAGAGGCGCTGTTTCAGGTGCACAGGAGCGTCTGCGGACGCGGCGCCTAGAGGCAGCAGAAGAACTGGGAAACTGGGAGGAGTGGCGCTCATTATCAGAGGAAATCAGGCAGCATGTCCTTGAAAACCTTGATTTCTATCTCGGACAGCTTGCCGAAAATGTGGCGAAAAGAGGCGGACATGTCTATTTCGCGAAAACAGCGGAAGAGGCGTCTTCCTATATTCGGGATGTCATTCAAAAGAAGAACGGGAAGAAAATTGTGAAATCTAAATCAATGGTCACAGAGGAAATCAATCTGAATGAGGTGCTGGAGAAGGAAGGCTGTGAAGTCGTAGAAACCGATCTCGGCGAGTATATTTTGCAGATTGATGATCACGATCCGCCGTCACATATCGTAGCGCCCGCTCTTCATAAAAATAAAGAGCAGATACGCGATGTGTTTAAAGAAAGACTGGACTATCAACATACAGAAAAACCGGAAGAGCTGGTGATGCATGCGCGCGCCATTCTCCGGAAAAAGTTTCTGGAAGCGGATATCGGCATTACCGGCTGTAACTTCGCCATCGCTGACACGGGTTCCGTCAGCCTTGTGACCAATGAAGGAAATGGACGGCTTGTGAGCACCTTGCCGAAAACACAAATTACCGTCATGGGAATGGAGCGGATTGTCCCGTCATTTTCTGAATTTGAAGTGCTAGTCAGCATGCTGACTAGAAGTGCTGTCGGACAGCGGCTGACAAGCTATATTACAGCTTTGACGGGTCCGAAGCTGGAAGGTGAAGTGGACGGTCCGGAAGAATTCCATCTTGTCATCGTTGATAATGGACGATCCAATATCCTTGGAACGGAATTCCAGTCTGTGCTGCAATGTATCCGCTGTGCCGCCTGTATCAATGTCTGTCCTGTGTACCGCCATGTCGGCGGACATTCATACGGCTCAATCTACTCGGGGCCGATCGGAGCTGTTTTATCACCGTTGCTCGGCGGTTATGACGATTATAAGGAGCTGCCGTACGCATCTTCACTGTGCGCTGCTTGTTCAGAAGCCTGCCCGGTCAAAATCCCGCTTCATGAGCTGCTACTCAAGCATCGTCAGAATATCGTCGAAAAAGAAGGCAGGGCGCCGATCAGTGAAAAGCTTGCAATGAAAGCATTCGGACTTGGCGCATCCTCCTTATCGCTTTACAAAATGGGCTCAAAATGGGCGCCGGCCGCCATGACGCCTTTTACAGAGGACGAAAAAATTTCGAAAGGGCCCGGCCCGCTTAAAAATTGGACCCAGATTCGCGACTTCCCGGCACCGCATAAATCGAGATTCAGAGACTGGTTTGCGGACAGAGAAACAAGTGAACGCACGAAGGAGGAGCAGTGA
- the lutA gene encoding iron-sulfur oxidase subunit used in L-lactate utilization (Evidence 1a: Function from experimental evidences in the studied strain; PubMedId: 16513748, 19201793, 19508281, 22427629, 24196425, 24274019, 28032445; Product type e: enzyme) translates to MKVSLFVTCLVDMFQTNVGKATVELLERLGCEVDFPEGQICCGQPAYNSGYVHDAKKAMKRMIETFQDSEYVVSPSGSCTTMFREYPHLFQDDPKWADKAKKLADKTYELTDFIVNVLGVEDVGATLHTKATLHTSCHMTRLLGVRKEPMKLLSHVKGLQFTELPGKHNCCGFGGTFSVKMAQISEQMVDEKVECVEETGAEVLIGADCGCLMNIGGRLGRKDKNVKVMHIAEVLNSR, encoded by the coding sequence ATGAAAGTCTCACTTTTTGTCACTTGTCTTGTTGATATGTTTCAAACAAATGTCGGAAAAGCAACGGTTGAGCTGCTGGAGCGGCTTGGGTGCGAGGTTGATTTTCCAGAAGGGCAGATTTGCTGCGGACAGCCGGCTTACAACAGCGGCTATGTACATGACGCCAAAAAAGCAATGAAACGGATGATCGAAACGTTTCAGGATTCCGAATATGTTGTCAGTCCTTCGGGTTCCTGCACAACGATGTTCCGGGAGTATCCGCACCTGTTTCAGGATGATCCGAAATGGGCCGATAAAGCGAAAAAGCTGGCGGATAAAACGTATGAACTGACAGATTTTATTGTGAACGTCCTTGGGGTAGAGGATGTCGGCGCGACCCTTCATACAAAAGCGACCTTACATACGTCGTGCCATATGACTAGGCTGCTGGGTGTTCGGAAGGAGCCGATGAAGCTGTTGAGCCATGTGAAGGGCCTGCAGTTTACAGAGCTTCCGGGCAAACATAACTGCTGCGGATTCGGAGGAACGTTCTCAGTCAAGATGGCGCAGATTTCTGAGCAGATGGTCGATGAAAAAGTCGAATGTGTGGAGGAAACGGGAGCAGAGGTGCTGATCGGTGCTGACTGCGGCTGTTTGATGAATATCGGGGGACGGCTTGGCCGAAAAGATAAGAATGTCAAAGTGATGCACATCGCCGAAGTGCTCAACAGCAGATAA
- the yvfU gene encoding two-component response regulator [YvfT] (Evidence 1a: Function from experimental evidences in the studied strain; PubMedId: 11717295, 18925929, 23504016; Product type r: regulator) has translation MIRLFIAEDQRMLLGALGSLLDLEEDMTVIGQALNGEEALHAILKLEPDVCIMDIEMPVRSGLNVAEELMKKGCVSKVIILTTFARPGYFERAVKAGAHGYLLKDGEIDDLADAIRKCVKGKRVFSPELTFNMMRDENPLTVREQEILRLAALGKTTKDITLELYLSQGTVRNYISEIIQKLNAKNRTEAASIAEEKGWI, from the coding sequence ATGATTCGTCTGTTTATTGCTGAGGACCAGCGAATGCTTTTAGGCGCTTTGGGATCTTTGCTTGATTTAGAAGAGGATATGACAGTCATCGGACAAGCATTAAACGGGGAAGAGGCGCTACATGCTATTTTGAAGCTGGAGCCGGATGTATGCATTATGGACATTGAAATGCCGGTTCGAAGCGGGCTGAATGTGGCAGAGGAATTAATGAAAAAAGGCTGCGTCAGCAAGGTCATTATTTTAACCACCTTTGCCCGCCCCGGATATTTTGAACGCGCCGTAAAGGCCGGTGCACATGGCTATCTGCTGAAAGACGGTGAAATTGACGATCTGGCCGATGCCATTCGAAAATGTGTAAAGGGAAAACGTGTCTTCAGCCCTGAGCTGACGTTTAATATGATGCGAGACGAAAATCCGCTAACCGTTAGAGAGCAAGAAATTCTGAGGCTTGCGGCTTTAGGCAAGACAACAAAAGACATTACGCTGGAGCTCTATTTATCTCAAGGCACAGTTCGAAACTATATCTCAGAAATCATCCAAAAGCTTAATGCGAAAAATCGGACAGAAGCCGCCAGCATCGCTGAGGAAAAGGGCTGGATCTAA
- the yvfT gene encoding two-component sensor histidine kinase [YvfU] (Evidence 1a: Function from experimental evidences in the studied strain; PubMedId: 11717295, 18925929, 23504016; Product type rc: receptor), producing MKKAISIFPKEFGFFPYIFLVYTIMPFLSLLKESGVKQGIGYGMLLLFVAAYRQLFCSVGKASFTYWLIVQMAVILMYSVFYNITYIYLGFFPANFVGYYKEKTNFNRAFCALIFILLFPCLYQFIANSVSLRELFSVLPFLVIMLISPFGIRSMFRRIELEAKLAQANEQIKELSKREERVRIARDLHDTLGHTLSLLTLKSQLIQRLAASDPERTKLEAKEMETSSRSALKQVRELVSDMRTVTITEELVNIQHILRAGNITFQYEGADDFSVISPVTQNIISMCMREAVTNIIKHSKATHCAITISQFADKMRIVIRDDGKGAPKEKMFGNGLWGMEERLMLIEGGLTVSDHNGTVVALTIPLIKKAE from the coding sequence ATGAAAAAGGCAATATCTATTTTCCCGAAGGAATTCGGGTTTTTCCCTTATATCTTTCTGGTGTATACGATTATGCCGTTCCTCTCTTTATTAAAAGAATCAGGGGTCAAACAGGGGATCGGATATGGTATGCTGCTCCTTTTTGTAGCGGCATATCGCCAGTTATTCTGCAGCGTGGGCAAAGCTTCGTTTACATATTGGCTTATCGTGCAAATGGCGGTTATTTTGATGTATAGTGTGTTTTACAATATCACCTATATATACTTAGGTTTTTTTCCGGCAAACTTTGTTGGTTATTACAAAGAGAAAACGAATTTTAACCGTGCGTTCTGCGCTTTAATCTTTATACTGCTTTTTCCATGCCTATACCAATTTATCGCGAATTCGGTCTCGCTTCGGGAGCTTTTTTCTGTTCTCCCGTTTCTCGTCATTATGCTCATTTCTCCATTCGGAATTCGTTCTATGTTTCGGAGGATTGAGCTTGAAGCTAAGCTTGCACAAGCCAACGAACAGATAAAAGAACTCTCTAAAAGGGAGGAACGTGTTCGAATCGCCCGTGATCTTCACGATACTCTTGGCCACACCCTGTCGCTGCTTACATTAAAAAGCCAGCTCATTCAGCGGCTGGCTGCATCTGATCCAGAACGGACCAAGCTTGAGGCAAAAGAAATGGAAACCAGTTCACGCTCCGCACTCAAGCAAGTTCGAGAGCTGGTTTCTGATATGAGAACGGTCACGATAACAGAGGAGCTCGTAAACATTCAGCACATATTAAGAGCGGGGAACATTACCTTTCAATACGAAGGAGCCGACGACTTTTCAGTGATATCTCCCGTCACTCAAAATATTATCAGTATGTGTATGCGGGAAGCCGTGACTAACATTATCAAGCACAGCAAAGCAACCCACTGTGCCATCACCATTTCTCAATTTGCTGACAAAATGAGGATCGTAATACGGGATGACGGAAAGGGAGCGCCGAAGGAGAAAATGTTTGGGAATGGCCTGTGGGGAATGGAAGAACGGCTCATGCTCATTGAAGGGGGATTAACGGTTTCAGACCATAACGGAACGGTTGTGGCACTGACGATTCCGCTTATTAAAAAAGCAGAATGA
- the yvfS gene encoding putative ABC transporter (permease) (Evidence 3: Putative function from multiple computational evidences; PubMedId: 11717295, 15849754, 16850406; Product type t: transporter) produces MNVLQKQSIAEMKRVLRNKYFVLWSLIMPIAFYYFFTNVVNTNVPDQRAWEAHYLMSMTVFSVMGSSIMTLGIRMVQERSQGWAAFIRLTPLPDHIYLSAQMIGQSVIHVLSITVIFLFGAIINDIALSPFEWMMSGLWILFGALPFLALGTLIGLMRKVETAAGISNVLYMLLALGGGMWMPFEVMPDMMQSIGQWLPSYHFGSGAWELVRGGSPTWKNILILIAYMMLFMLLSKYIRRKQEAV; encoded by the coding sequence GTGAACGTGCTGCAAAAGCAAAGCATCGCTGAAATGAAAAGGGTGCTTAGGAACAAGTACTTTGTGCTTTGGTCTCTGATCATGCCGATTGCCTTTTATTATTTCTTTACAAATGTAGTGAATACCAACGTCCCTGATCAACGTGCATGGGAAGCCCATTACCTGATGTCGATGACAGTCTTCAGCGTGATGGGTTCCTCTATCATGACGCTTGGCATCCGAATGGTACAAGAACGGTCACAAGGCTGGGCCGCCTTTATCCGCCTTACGCCTCTTCCGGATCATATCTATTTATCAGCTCAGATGATCGGCCAAAGTGTCATTCACGTTTTATCAATTACCGTCATATTTCTGTTCGGCGCAATCATCAATGATATTGCCTTGTCACCGTTTGAATGGATGATGAGCGGACTGTGGATTTTGTTTGGCGCATTGCCTTTTTTAGCATTAGGCACACTAATCGGCCTCATGAGAAAAGTAGAAACAGCGGCCGGAATCAGTAATGTGCTTTATATGCTGCTGGCTTTAGGCGGAGGGATGTGGATGCCGTTTGAGGTCATGCCTGACATGATGCAGAGCATTGGCCAGTGGCTTCCGTCTTATCATTTCGGGAGCGGAGCGTGGGAACTTGTCCGGGGTGGGAGTCCGACTTGGAAAAATATTCTGATATTAATCGCTTATATGATGCTCTTCATGCTACTATCTAAATATATAAGAAGAAAACAAGAAGCGGTGTAA
- the yvfR gene encoding putative ABC efflux transporter (ATP-binding protein) (Evidence 3: Putative function from multiple computational evidences; PubMedId: 11717295; Product type t: transporter) codes for MMKEAVTVSNVTKHFQRKTAVNNISFSIEKGEIAAILGPNGAGKTTVVSMILGLLKPSEGEIKLFNRVPDDQQVREKIGVMLQEVSVMPGLKVDEILELFRSYYPNPLSMKELVSLTALTKEDLKTRAEKLSGGQKRRLSFALALAGNPELLILDEPTVGMDTSSRHRFWQTIHGLSDQGKTIIFSTHYLQEADDAAQRILFFTEGQLVADGSPMQIRSRIQKQSVSFTLHSSESLERLSCHPEVERVIHEHERTIIQTSNTDKVLALIFQENIHARDIRIEQATLDEAFRQLADGNREAM; via the coding sequence GTGATGAAAGAAGCAGTAACAGTAAGCAACGTGACAAAACATTTCCAGCGAAAAACCGCTGTAAACAACATCAGCTTCAGTATTGAAAAAGGAGAAATTGCAGCCATTCTCGGGCCAAATGGGGCAGGGAAGACGACCGTCGTCTCGATGATATTAGGATTGCTGAAACCGAGTGAGGGAGAAATCAAACTATTTAACCGGGTTCCCGATGATCAACAGGTTCGTGAAAAAATAGGTGTAATGCTTCAGGAAGTAAGTGTCATGCCGGGCCTTAAGGTGGATGAAATCCTTGAACTCTTCCGGAGCTATTATCCGAATCCATTGTCCATGAAAGAACTCGTTTCGTTAACAGCACTCACCAAAGAAGATTTGAAAACAAGAGCAGAAAAATTATCCGGCGGACAAAAACGCCGTTTGAGCTTTGCTTTGGCTCTTGCCGGGAACCCGGAGCTGCTTATACTTGATGAACCGACAGTCGGCATGGACACTTCATCAAGACACCGATTCTGGCAGACCATTCACGGACTGTCGGACCAAGGAAAAACGATTATTTTTTCAACTCATTATTTACAGGAAGCAGATGATGCCGCACAGCGAATCCTATTTTTTACTGAAGGACAGCTTGTTGCAGACGGCTCACCAATGCAAATCCGCTCAAGAATTCAAAAACAGTCTGTTTCCTTTACGCTTCATTCAAGTGAATCATTGGAAAGGCTGTCTTGTCACCCGGAAGTCGAGAGAGTGATCCACGAGCATGAGAGAACCATCATCCAGACATCAAATACAGACAAAGTGTTGGCGCTGATCTTTCAAGAAAACATACATGCACGGGATATTCGAATTGAGCAAGCAACGCTCGATGAGGCATTTCGCCAGCTGGCTGACGGCAACAGGGAGGCGATGTGA
- the rsbQ gene encoding regulator of RsbP phosphatase (Evidence 1a: Function from experimental evidences in the studied strain; PubMedId: 11591687, 12620626, 15632289, 21980452; Product type r: regulator), with amino-acid sequence MNEAILSRNHVKVKGSGKASIMFAPGFGCDQSVWNAVAPAFEEDHRVILFDYVGSGHSDLRAYDLNRYQTLDGYAQDVLDVCEALDLKETVFVGHSVGALIGMLASIRRPELFSHLVMVGPSPCYLNDPPEYYGGFEEEQLLGLLEMMEKNYIGWATVFAATVLNQPDRPEIKEELESRFCSTDPVIARQFAKAAFFSDHREDLSKVTVPSLILQCADDIIAPATVGKYMHQHLPYSSLKQMEARGHCPHMSHPDETIQLIGDYLKAHV; translated from the coding sequence ATGAACGAAGCGATTTTGTCTAGAAATCATGTGAAGGTGAAAGGCAGCGGCAAAGCATCTATCATGTTCGCACCTGGTTTTGGATGCGATCAAAGCGTGTGGAATGCCGTGGCACCTGCCTTTGAAGAAGATCATCGGGTGATTTTATTTGATTACGTCGGTTCGGGACATTCAGATTTGCGCGCATATGACCTGAATCGTTACCAGACACTTGACGGCTATGCCCAGGATGTTCTTGATGTTTGTGAAGCTTTAGATCTGAAGGAAACCGTGTTTGTGGGTCACTCCGTCGGGGCCTTGATTGGGATGCTTGCATCCATCCGCCGCCCGGAGCTTTTTTCCCATCTGGTGATGGTGGGGCCTTCTCCTTGCTATTTGAATGATCCGCCTGAGTATTACGGAGGATTTGAAGAGGAGCAGCTCCTTGGCTTGCTGGAGATGATGGAGAAAAATTATATCGGCTGGGCGACTGTATTTGCGGCAACCGTTCTGAATCAGCCAGATCGGCCTGAAATTAAGGAAGAGCTTGAAAGCCGTTTTTGTTCTACTGATCCTGTCATTGCCCGCCAATTCGCGAAAGCGGCGTTTTTTTCTGATCACCGAGAGGATCTTTCGAAGGTAACGGTTCCCTCTCTTATTCTCCAATGTGCAGATGATATCATCGCACCTGCAACAGTAGGTAAGTATATGCATCAGCATCTGCCTTATAGCAGTCTGAAACAAATGGAGGCTCGCGGACATTGCCCTCATATGAGCCATCCAGATGAGACGATACAGCTGATCGGCGATTATTTAAAAGCACACGTGTGA
- the rsbP gene encoding phosphoserine protein-phosphatase (Evidence 1a: Function from experimental evidences in the studied strain; PubMedId: 10632888, 11591687, 15342585, 15632289, 16267279, 19948797, 21980452, 23524614; Product type e: enzyme): MDKQLNDAPCGFLALSEEGSIIAANRTLIKILDYEPEQVIGQHMNMMLTIPAQLFCQLYFFPLLKLEHHIEEIYISLKARDGEEIPVLINAIARHDSGASVFDCVLIPMRKRNEYENELLIARNEAQEALLAKQKANAELEIALETLKAKQEELLEINKQNQQFKLNTKRELELARKIQKNSLTEPIVNDQVQIDSYYNASSELSGDLYGYYQIDEHRYGIIILDVMGHGISSALITMSLHPLFQRQITQGLSPVKVMKELDRHLHSLFQNDEEARHYCTAIYLEIDIARQRIDYVNAGHPPALWQDDSGTQHLLHATSPPIGMFEDLEFQSSSLSYTEDGRLLLYTDGVMDPTASCYLFDLLKDHPDSPIADLKEKILTSLQHQKEAHHKSDDECFILVDVK, translated from the coding sequence ATGGACAAACAATTGAATGATGCACCATGCGGTTTCCTCGCTTTGTCAGAAGAGGGGTCGATCATAGCTGCCAACCGCACCCTTATCAAGATTCTGGATTATGAACCGGAGCAGGTTATCGGCCAGCACATGAATATGATGTTGACCATTCCCGCGCAGCTTTTCTGCCAGCTTTATTTTTTTCCGCTTTTGAAATTGGAGCATCACATCGAAGAAATATACATTTCCCTGAAAGCAAGAGATGGAGAAGAAATTCCCGTCCTTATCAATGCTATTGCGAGACACGATAGCGGGGCTTCTGTCTTTGATTGTGTTCTGATTCCAATGCGAAAGCGAAATGAATATGAAAATGAGCTGCTGATAGCCAGAAATGAGGCTCAGGAAGCTTTGCTTGCCAAACAGAAAGCCAATGCGGAGTTAGAAATTGCCTTGGAAACGCTGAAAGCAAAACAAGAAGAACTTCTTGAGATCAATAAACAAAATCAACAATTTAAATTAAACACCAAAAGAGAGCTTGAACTCGCCAGAAAGATCCAGAAAAACTCGTTGACTGAACCGATTGTAAACGATCAGGTTCAGATTGACTCTTATTACAACGCATCGAGTGAATTGTCAGGTGATCTTTACGGATATTATCAAATCGATGAACACCGTTACGGCATTATTATCCTTGATGTGATGGGGCACGGAATTTCATCTGCATTGATTACGATGTCTCTTCATCCTTTGTTCCAGCGCCAGATCACGCAAGGTCTCAGCCCCGTTAAAGTTATGAAGGAATTGGACCGGCACCTTCACAGCTTGTTTCAAAATGATGAGGAAGCAAGACATTATTGCACTGCTATTTATCTCGAGATTGATATAGCACGGCAAAGAATTGATTATGTCAACGCAGGGCATCCGCCGGCACTTTGGCAGGACGATAGCGGAACTCAACATCTGCTTCACGCGACCTCGCCTCCGATCGGGATGTTTGAAGACTTAGAGTTTCAGTCAAGCAGCCTTTCATACACGGAGGACGGAAGATTGCTTCTGTATACGGATGGCGTGATGGATCCTACGGCTTCATGTTATTTATTTGATTTACTAAAGGATCATCCTGATTCGCCAATCGCTGACCTGAAGGAGAAAATCCTTACATCACTGCAGCATCAAAAGGAAGCTCATCATAAGAGTGATGACGAATGTTTTATATTAGTTGATGTAAAATAA
- the ganB gene encoding endo-beta-1,4-galactanase (Evidence 1a: Function from experimental evidences in the studied strain; PubMedId: 11682178, 17056685, 27501980; Product type e: enzyme), which yields MKSKVKMFFAAAIVWSACSSTGYAAAIEKEKHVSELRAEDLFVKKVEGMNKDFIKGADVSSVIALENSGVTFYNTNGKRQDIFTTLKQAGVNYVRVRIWNHPYDSNGNGYGGGNNDVQKAIEIGKRATANGMKVLADFHYSDFWADPAKQKVPKAWANLSFEAKKAKLYEYTKQSLQKMIKEGVDIGMVQVGNETTGGFAGETDWTKMCQLFNEGSRAVRETNSNILVALHFTNPETAGRYSFIAETLSKNKVDYDVFASSYYPFWHGTLQNLTSVLKAVANTYGKKVMVAETSYTYTAEDGDGHGNTAPKSGQTLPYPISVQGQATAVRDVMEAVANTGKAGLGVFYWEPAWIPVGPKTQIEKNKVLWETYGSGWASSYAAEYDPEDAGKWYGGSAVDNQALFDFNGHPLPSLQVFQYAESGHIPKKR from the coding sequence ATGAAAAGCAAAGTGAAAATGTTCTTTGCGGCTGCCATCGTGTGGAGTGCATGTAGTTCAACAGGATATGCCGCTGCCATTGAGAAGGAGAAGCACGTGTCAGAGCTTCGGGCAGAGGATCTTTTTGTTAAAAAAGTAGAGGGGATGAACAAGGATTTTATCAAAGGGGCAGATGTATCCAGCGTTATTGCTTTGGAAAACAGCGGTGTCACCTTTTACAATACAAACGGAAAACGCCAGGATATCTTTACAACTTTAAAACAGGCTGGGGTCAACTATGTTCGCGTCCGCATCTGGAATCACCCGTATGATTCAAATGGCAACGGGTATGGCGGGGGAAACAATGATGTTCAAAAAGCCATCGAAATCGGAAAAAGAGCGACAGCGAACGGAATGAAGGTGCTGGCCGACTTTCACTACTCTGATTTCTGGGCCGATCCAGCGAAACAAAAGGTGCCCAAAGCCTGGGCGAATCTCAGCTTTGAAGCAAAAAAAGCAAAGCTCTATGAGTATACGAAACAAAGCCTGCAAAAGATGATCAAGGAAGGCGTTGACATCGGCATGGTTCAGGTCGGAAATGAAACAACAGGAGGATTTGCCGGTGAGACTGATTGGACGAAGATGTGCCAATTATTTAATGAAGGAAGCCGAGCGGTCAGGGAGACAAATTCAAATATTTTGGTCGCCCTGCATTTTACCAATCCTGAAACGGCTGGAAGGTATTCATTTATTGCAGAAACACTCAGCAAAAACAAAGTGGATTATGATGTGTTTGCTAGCTCCTATTATCCTTTCTGGCATGGCACATTACAAAATTTGACCTCCGTGCTGAAGGCTGTTGCCAATACGTACGGCAAAAAAGTCATGGTGGCGGAGACATCGTACACCTATACCGCTGAGGATGGCGATGGGCATGGAAATACAGCACCAAAAAGCGGGCAGACGTTGCCATATCCAATTTCTGTTCAAGGCCAGGCAACTGCAGTAAGAGATGTAATGGAGGCAGTGGCGAATACGGGCAAAGCAGGACTTGGTGTTTTCTACTGGGAGCCGGCGTGGATTCCAGTCGGGCCGAAGACACAGATAGAGAAAAACAAAGTGTTATGGGAAACATACGGGTCAGGGTGGGCGTCCAGCTATGCTGCTGAATACGACCCTGAAGACGCCGGGAAGTGGTATGGGGGAAGTGCTGTAGATAATCAAGCTTTATTTGATTTTAATGGACACCCGCTGCCTTCCTTGCAGGTGTTTCAATATGCGGAGTCAGGACATATTCCAAAGAAACGCTGA